In Nocardia asteroides, the following proteins share a genomic window:
- a CDS encoding MlaD family protein — protein MPTPDTKITADFENIAGMYEGNDVMVLGLAVGKVDKIVPKGTYVEVHMSIDGGVKIPKEAIAAIISPSIVTDRHIEITPPYTGGESLKTGEHLPKARTRTPVELDTMIKTIDQFSASLEPEDGSEGLGPLSGRVLYPVLNGNGQKIRETLDALSSALKVGIDNKDAISTIIIKLNELTTMLADNDQSVRDFSNRMTQMTTLLAEQAPGLQATLDQLDTFLTNTSTTFGAHTDELSTSLTGLTNVTNQLRANSGAMIEIVDIVPLLMQNIDGTMDKDGRYFRTHALIGPALSGEIVSVFCERIQMRADGCRTGNMQDFGPDYGLTAALLGLTK, from the coding sequence GTGCCGACTCCGGACACCAAGATCACCGCGGATTTCGAGAACATCGCGGGTATGTACGAGGGCAACGACGTCATGGTCCTGGGCCTGGCCGTCGGCAAGGTCGACAAGATCGTGCCCAAGGGCACCTACGTCGAGGTCCACATGAGCATCGACGGCGGGGTCAAGATCCCCAAAGAAGCCATCGCCGCGATCATCTCGCCCTCGATCGTGACCGACCGCCACATCGAGATCACCCCGCCCTACACCGGCGGCGAATCGCTCAAAACCGGTGAACACCTCCCCAAAGCACGTACCCGCACCCCCGTCGAGCTGGACACGATGATCAAGACCATCGACCAGTTCTCCGCCTCACTCGAGCCCGAAGACGGCTCCGAAGGCCTCGGCCCCCTCTCGGGCCGGGTGCTCTACCCCGTCCTCAACGGCAACGGCCAGAAGATCCGCGAAACCCTCGACGCCCTCTCGAGCGCCTTGAAGGTCGGCATCGACAACAAGGACGCGATCTCCACCATCATCATCAAGCTCAACGAGCTGACGACGATGCTGGCCGACAACGACCAGTCGGTGCGCGACTTCAGCAACCGGATGACCCAGATGACCACCCTGCTGGCCGAGCAAGCACCCGGCCTGCAAGCCACCCTCGACCAGCTCGACACATTCCTGACCAACACCTCGACCACCTTCGGCGCGCACACCGACGAACTGTCGACCTCGCTGACCGGTCTGACCAACGTCACCAACCAGCTGCGCGCCAACTCCGGCGCCATGATCGAGATCGTCGACATCGTGCCGCTGCTGATGCAGAACATCGACGGAACGATGGACAAGGACGGACGCTATTTCCGCACCCACGCACTGATCGGCCCAGCCCTGTCGGGCGAGATCGTGAGCGTGTTCTGTGAGCGGATCCAGATGCGCGCGGATGGCTGCCGTACCGGGAACATGCAGGACTTCGGCCCCGACTACGGGCTCACCGCAGCGCTGCTCGGCCTCACGAAATAG
- a CDS encoding MerR family transcriptional regulator has translation MLGIPVATLRSWNQRYGLGPARHRPGTHRHYAVGDVAILSRMADLVRAGASPAVAAQTARVEAESVPTLGDVGPVSAAAEQLRVAELSTAITAHLTHFGVATTWRLLCRPVFADIVSRQDRGFGLIDVEHVLSSAIIAGLHRVVPPMRSVAGLAPVLLACAPGEEHVLPLEVLRAALAEVGVPAVLLGASVPGGALADAVAKARDPIVVLWSQTARTAVDEPIPAGLPEPARLLLAGPGWPAAVGAPWLGSLEEAVTEISRLARIR, from the coding sequence ATGCTGGGCATCCCCGTCGCGACGCTGCGCAGCTGGAACCAGCGATACGGCCTCGGCCCCGCGCGTCATCGCCCGGGCACGCACCGCCACTATGCTGTCGGTGACGTGGCGATCCTGAGCCGGATGGCCGATCTGGTCCGCGCCGGCGCGAGCCCGGCCGTCGCGGCCCAGACCGCTCGCGTCGAAGCGGAATCTGTGCCGACCCTGGGTGACGTGGGCCCGGTATCGGCTGCCGCCGAACAGCTTCGGGTCGCCGAACTCTCGACCGCGATCACCGCCCACCTGACGCATTTCGGCGTGGCGACCACGTGGCGCCTGCTGTGCCGGCCTGTCTTCGCCGATATCGTCAGCCGTCAGGATCGCGGTTTCGGCCTGATCGATGTGGAGCACGTCCTGTCGTCGGCGATCATCGCCGGGCTGCATCGCGTCGTGCCGCCGATGCGCAGCGTGGCGGGACTCGCTCCGGTGCTCCTCGCGTGCGCGCCGGGCGAGGAGCACGTGCTTCCGCTGGAGGTGCTGCGCGCGGCGCTGGCGGAGGTCGGTGTACCGGCGGTGCTGCTCGGCGCCTCTGTCCCGGGCGGCGCGCTGGCCGACGCCGTGGCGAAAGCGCGCGATCCCATCGTGGTGTTGTGGTCGCAAACGGCTCGCACCGCGGTCGACGAGCCGATTCCCGCCGGGCTTCCTGAGCCGGCCCGGCTCCTCTTGGCCGGACCCGGATGGCCGGCGGCGGTCGGCGCGCCGTGGCTCGGCTCGCTGGAAGAAGCCGTCACCGAGATCAGCAGGCTGGCCCGCATTCGTTGA
- a CDS encoding DMT family transporter has product MSWILLVVSGFLEAVWATALGKSEGFTRLVPSVLFFAALLASMAGLAIAMRELPVGTAYAVWVGIGAVLTVAYAMATGEEPVTIFKLVFLTMIVTGVVGLKLAH; this is encoded by the coding sequence ATGTCGTGGATTCTGCTTGTCGTGTCCGGTTTCCTGGAAGCCGTGTGGGCGACCGCACTGGGCAAATCCGAAGGTTTCACCCGGCTCGTGCCGTCGGTACTGTTCTTCGCCGCTCTGCTGGCGAGCATGGCCGGATTGGCGATCGCGATGCGCGAACTACCCGTGGGCACCGCGTACGCGGTCTGGGTGGGTATCGGCGCGGTTCTCACGGTCGCCTACGCCATGGCCACCGGAGAAGAGCCGGTCACGATCTTCAAACTCGTATTCCTGACCATGATCGTGACCGGCGTCGTCGGACTCAAACTCGCCCACTGA
- a CDS encoding DUF6764 family protein, giving the protein MRLTAGRAFGLLVSVGTATLGVMAAGPAAHAAPAASCPAPGVSSVQAGAGDASCSATSAEGAAAAAYGLGGVASAAAEPTSLSLAIAQNGGTATSSSTFLSGPAAVAVGPGAQVTTIGVRPGLSIGIAGPGAQVTVTGVTTPTCTGGPAFAGDFQTLQGCLSLR; this is encoded by the coding sequence ATTCGGTTGACTGCTGGACGCGCCTTCGGGCTTCTCGTGAGTGTGGGGACGGCGACCCTGGGTGTTATGGCCGCCGGACCGGCGGCCCATGCCGCGCCGGCCGCATCGTGCCCGGCGCCGGGCGTCTCGTCGGTGCAGGCCGGTGCGGGTGATGCGTCGTGTTCGGCGACAAGTGCCGAGGGTGCTGCGGCGGCCGCGTACGGACTCGGCGGCGTCGCCTCCGCCGCGGCGGAGCCGACGAGCTTGTCCCTCGCCATCGCGCAGAACGGCGGTACGGCGACGTCGAGTTCGACATTCCTGTCGGGCCCGGCCGCCGTCGCGGTGGGGCCGGGCGCGCAGGTGACAACGATCGGGGTGCGTCCCGGGCTGTCCATCGGGATCGCCGGACCCGGCGCGCAGGTCACGGTGACCGGCGTGACCACCCCCACCTGTACCGGCGGACCCGCGTTCGCCGGTGACTTCCAAACCCTGCAGGGCTGCTTGTCGCTGCGCTGA
- a CDS encoding fasciclin domain-containing protein, translating to MMIRKHSGALVAVFAAMTIAGSACADSDDSGGTDASTMTTTATTTMQARDEGAMTGLVGAGCADYAAQVPSGPGSIDAMAQEPVATAAANNPLLTTLTAAVSGQLNPQVNLVDTLNGGEFTVFAPVDDAFAALDPATLETLKTDSALLTSILTYHVVPGRLAPDAVVGTHTTVQGSQVTVTESGDQLTVDKAGVICGGVDTANATVYLIDGVLTPPTS from the coding sequence ATGATGATTCGAAAGCACTCCGGAGCCCTGGTCGCGGTATTTGCGGCGATGACGATCGCCGGGTCGGCCTGCGCCGACTCCGACGACTCGGGCGGCACCGATGCGTCCACGATGACGACAACCGCCACCACCACGATGCAGGCGCGCGACGAGGGCGCCATGACCGGGCTGGTCGGCGCCGGCTGCGCAGATTACGCCGCGCAGGTTCCGAGCGGACCCGGCTCCATCGACGCGATGGCGCAGGAACCGGTGGCCACCGCCGCCGCGAACAACCCACTACTGACCACCCTCACCGCGGCGGTGTCCGGCCAGCTCAATCCGCAGGTCAACCTCGTCGACACGCTCAACGGCGGCGAATTCACCGTGTTCGCGCCGGTCGACGACGCATTCGCCGCACTCGATCCCGCCACACTGGAAACGCTGAAAACGGATTCGGCCCTGCTGACCAGCATTCTCACCTATCACGTCGTCCCGGGACGGCTGGCACCCGACGCCGTCGTCGGCACGCACACGACCGTCCAGGGATCGCAGGTCACAGTGACGGAATCGGGCGATCAGCTGACCGTCGACAAGGCCGGCGTGATCTGTGGCGGGGTCGACACCGCGAACGCGACCGTCTACCTGATCGACGGCGTGCTGACGCCACCGACCAGCTAG
- a CDS encoding MspA family porin, whose amino-acid sequence MPFRILTTVAAALGVSVMPIFASPAHADMVVMAPHEASYVSPNGVTFTVGNRNEVINRIAPLNMLATSREALVSSVSYGRLDGGDGGKIMVGYHVGCAVNLSSGTVGVEPDVYVDSNSDNAVDDLNVGPVATVELGPGEIVDVPIAEKKMVPGDTISLGVRDFHLTVNSCVGPVNIRQYTYVIFESTKADDSGAVFGDPIWL is encoded by the coding sequence ATGCCCTTCAGAATTCTCACGACTGTCGCTGCCGCACTCGGAGTTTCTGTCATGCCGATTTTCGCCTCCCCAGCACATGCCGACATGGTCGTCATGGCACCCCACGAAGCGTCGTATGTGTCGCCCAACGGCGTCACCTTCACCGTCGGAAATCGCAACGAGGTGATCAATCGGATTGCGCCGTTGAACATGCTGGCGACGAGCCGGGAGGCGCTGGTCAGCAGCGTCTCCTACGGTCGGCTCGACGGCGGCGACGGCGGAAAGATCATGGTCGGGTACCACGTGGGATGCGCGGTGAACCTGAGCTCGGGAACAGTCGGCGTCGAACCCGACGTCTACGTCGACTCGAATTCCGACAATGCTGTCGACGACCTCAACGTCGGCCCGGTCGCGACCGTGGAACTCGGTCCTGGTGAAATCGTCGACGTTCCGATAGCCGAAAAGAAGATGGTTCCCGGAGATACGATAAGCCTGGGAGTCCGGGACTTTCATCTCACGGTCAATTCGTGCGTCGGACCAGTGAATATCCGGCAGTACACCTACGTCATCTTCGAATCCACGAAGGCCGACGACTCCGGCGCGGTATTCGGCGATCCGATCTGGCTCTGA